A single window of Leptospira semungkisensis DNA harbors:
- a CDS encoding TolC family protein, with product MKQKEKKNQHIARSIASFGIFFWGFALFPETNHDLEKESLWTTSSLIRYSLENSVQAKLARLDLENAEYDWEKENGKYNFIGTLGANTQKTSNLPLPQFNLQGREITSNTISGGLSKAFTTGTTTNLTVSDNRFETDAGKRPEQIGTVAQQFAQPSLHFANIGFTLKQDLLKNVFGYQQKRSYEISRRMTSVRKLDAMNTLSRSVVNSLLAFWNLSLADENQKTAELLVRSVKTVKDITSSKVRLGVAEGYESGQWNALAISAENQLRQTKLEKDRARRDLLVSLGKDPETKMSVAMNLEDSLPIFKGEEDELGEAFINRYDFRSIALQKQNATASLEIAKNGLLPSLYVSGTYNMRQYDREFPQSFNGITAGRYGQNSAEIKMDYPLGNDTAKAEYRNSLTQSRKIDMLYDQTREQVKTDVKQGLERIKTTYIVLEESKKNLVQAEKFYSGILPRYQYGRATSVNVKNALDLVAQARYGLMQAKVNYNTALVQYELSKGTLFRKHGLDVDEVLNQTDGDKK from the coding sequence ATGAAACAGAAAGAAAAAAAGAATCAGCATATCGCTCGATCAATCGCTAGCTTTGGAATTTTTTTCTGGGGGTTCGCTCTCTTCCCAGAAACAAATCATGATTTGGAGAAGGAAAGCCTTTGGACTACTTCTTCTCTCATTCGTTATTCGTTGGAAAATTCCGTTCAGGCCAAACTCGCTCGTTTGGATCTGGAAAATGCCGAATACGATTGGGAAAAGGAAAACGGTAAGTACAATTTTATCGGGACCTTGGGCGCCAATACCCAGAAAACAAGCAACCTTCCTTTACCTCAGTTCAATCTGCAAGGTCGGGAGATTACCAGTAATACCATTTCCGGTGGGCTCTCTAAGGCTTTCACTACAGGAACAACTACAAATCTAACCGTCTCGGACAACCGCTTTGAAACGGATGCGGGTAAGAGGCCGGAGCAGATAGGAACTGTTGCGCAGCAATTCGCTCAGCCAAGTTTACATTTTGCGAATATAGGATTCACTCTGAAGCAAGATTTACTAAAGAACGTATTCGGTTATCAACAGAAACGATCCTACGAGATCAGCCGTAGGATGACTTCGGTCCGCAAATTGGACGCGATGAATACTCTTTCAAGATCCGTAGTGAATTCTCTATTAGCTTTTTGGAATCTTTCTCTTGCGGACGAGAATCAGAAAACAGCCGAGCTTTTAGTTAGAAGCGTGAAGACTGTAAAGGATATCACTTCTTCTAAGGTGCGCTTGGGAGTCGCAGAGGGTTACGAATCGGGCCAATGGAATGCTCTCGCAATTTCCGCGGAGAATCAACTCAGACAAACTAAACTGGAGAAGGACAGAGCCCGTAGGGATCTTTTGGTTTCTCTTGGAAAGGATCCTGAGACAAAGATGAGTGTCGCGATGAATCTGGAGGATTCTCTTCCTATCTTTAAAGGAGAAGAGGATGAATTAGGTGAGGCATTCATCAATCGTTATGATTTCAGGAGTATTGCATTACAAAAACAAAATGCTACAGCCTCACTGGAAATCGCGAAAAACGGATTATTACCTTCTCTTTATGTAAGTGGTACGTATAACATGAGACAATACGACAGGGAATTCCCTCAAAGTTTCAATGGGATCACTGCGGGAAGGTACGGACAGAACTCCGCCGAGATCAAGATGGATTATCCTTTGGGAAATGACACCGCTAAAGCGGAGTATAGAAATTCTCTCACTCAGAGCAGAAAAATAGATATGCTCTATGATCAAACCCGGGAACAGGTTAAGACAGATGTGAAACAAGGTCTAGAAAGGATCAAGACCACTTACATCGTTTTAGAGGAATCTAAAAAGAATTTGGTCCAAGCAGAGAAATTTTATTCGGGAATCCTTCCAAGATATCAGTATGGAAGAGCCACTTCCGTAAATGTCAAAAACGCGTTAGATCTGGTTGCACAAGCTAGATACGGACTCATGCAAGCGAAAGTAAATTATAACACAGCTCTTGTTCAATACGAACTCTCCAAAGGTACGCTATTTCGTAAACACGGATTGGATGTGGATGAGGTTCTGAATCAAACAGACGGAGACAAAAAATGA
- a CDS encoding PAS domain-containing hybrid sensor histidine kinase/response regulator produces the protein MPKTPPDIQAFIQFFAHSNVSSIFLSHIIRDESGKIYDIQIVHCNDQGAKMMNASSAKELSGKTYRELRPGDIENNSEYVQFMESISKSGSEWRGIRASVITGKFYDSTLLCPKDDWVLSIAQNLHQEMKEKDIFREAAMQSTDPLYYLEPVFNDTGGLEDFLYMDLNPAAEAELNMSREAVLGHSLCKLFPQNLLIGTFELYAKTFKEGGTNEKEFMVTDFFGHRSYQIRVSKIQDGILVNNKNITEIRSVEEQIRVQKEQLEFTYLASNDGYWDFNLKENKLFLSARWKTMLGYTEEEISNDDPQIWKKLVHPDDLRIAISAFRRHKNEETERFDKVLRYKKKDGDFIFIRSRALIIKDETGEPTRIVGTHTDISTAKQSELALEKAKERAEKADKAKSEFLGMISHEMRTPLNGISGMAHLLDDIVTDPSQKEYLRDLIDSTEILSRLIDDLLQVVTLDSAKIEIREEVFSVQTLIDMVRTLIEPSAKAKNISLQILISNKLPANIVGDRTRIEQILLNLLMNSVKFTEKGSVSLSIDREGENYIVFKISDTGIGIKEEARQKIFEAFHQEDLADTRKYKGVGLGLYIAKRIVTLMKGDIRLYSEPGEGSEFTVLLPLKTENEFPTKQAPKEQDSVPFFPSGAVLVVDDNEINLKILSKQISKTGLKADVVLSGYEALKLLEANETKYDLILLDLQMPGMDGYHTADAIHALDSSNSKIPIVAVTASSFSETYEKCAQHGIEGFIGKPFQPTQLYKVLTEFL, from the coding sequence ATGCCAAAGACCCCACCGGACATTCAGGCCTTTATTCAATTTTTTGCACATTCCAATGTAAGTTCCATATTCTTGAGCCATATCATCCGCGATGAAAGCGGAAAGATATACGATATACAGATCGTTCATTGCAACGACCAAGGCGCGAAAATGATGAATGCAAGCTCAGCAAAGGAATTGTCCGGAAAAACATACCGAGAGCTGAGGCCGGGTGATATAGAGAATAACTCGGAATATGTGCAATTCATGGAATCGATCAGCAAGTCCGGTTCCGAATGGAGAGGAATTCGCGCTTCCGTCATCACCGGAAAATTCTACGATAGTACACTCCTTTGTCCGAAGGACGACTGGGTCCTTTCTATCGCGCAAAACCTTCATCAGGAAATGAAGGAGAAAGATATCTTTAGAGAAGCAGCAATGCAAAGCACGGATCCTCTGTATTATTTGGAACCGGTCTTTAATGACACAGGAGGATTAGAAGATTTTCTCTACATGGATCTAAACCCTGCTGCAGAAGCAGAGTTAAATATGAGTAGAGAAGCTGTCTTAGGACATTCTCTTTGTAAATTATTCCCCCAAAACCTTCTGATCGGTACCTTCGAATTATATGCGAAGACATTTAAAGAAGGCGGGACCAACGAAAAAGAATTCATGGTAACCGATTTTTTCGGACATAGAAGTTATCAGATCCGAGTGAGCAAGATCCAAGATGGGATCTTAGTGAATAATAAGAATATTACGGAAATCAGAAGTGTAGAGGAACAGATCCGAGTTCAGAAAGAACAGCTAGAGTTTACTTATCTCGCTTCAAATGACGGATACTGGGATTTTAATCTTAAGGAAAACAAACTATTCCTTTCCGCAAGATGGAAGACCATGCTTGGATACACGGAAGAAGAGATCTCCAACGACGATCCTCAGATCTGGAAAAAATTGGTGCATCCTGACGATCTAAGGATCGCTATTTCCGCATTCCGAAGACATAAGAATGAGGAAACAGAACGTTTCGATAAGGTGCTTCGATACAAGAAGAAGGATGGGGATTTTATCTTTATACGATCCCGCGCACTGATCATCAAGGATGAGACCGGAGAACCAACACGGATCGTAGGAACTCATACGGACATATCCACTGCAAAACAATCCGAGCTTGCTCTCGAAAAAGCGAAAGAAAGGGCGGAGAAGGCTGATAAAGCAAAATCAGAATTCTTAGGAATGATCTCTCACGAAATGAGAACTCCTTTGAACGGTATCTCCGGGATGGCGCATCTGCTTGATGATATAGTAACCGATCCTTCTCAAAAAGAATATTTAAGAGATCTAATAGATTCCACAGAGATACTTTCCAGATTGATAGACGACTTATTGCAAGTGGTCACTTTAGATTCAGCAAAGATAGAGATCAGAGAAGAAGTATTTTCGGTCCAGACTTTGATCGATATGGTACGCACACTGATAGAACCGAGCGCGAAGGCAAAGAATATCAGTCTGCAGATCCTCATATCCAATAAACTTCCTGCAAATATTGTAGGCGATAGAACCAGGATAGAACAGATCCTTCTGAACCTTCTAATGAACTCCGTAAAATTTACCGAGAAAGGTTCCGTGTCTCTTTCCATCGATCGAGAAGGAGAAAATTATATCGTATTCAAGATCAGTGATACAGGCATCGGCATCAAAGAAGAAGCGAGACAAAAGATCTTCGAGGCATTCCACCAAGAAGATCTGGCAGATACCAGAAAGTATAAGGGAGTCGGCTTAGGATTGTATATCGCCAAGAGAATCGTAACCTTAATGAAGGGAGACATACGTCTCTATTCAGAACCGGGAGAAGGTTCTGAGTTCACTGTGCTTCTTCCTTTAAAGACCGAGAATGAATTCCCAACAAAACAGGCTCCCAAAGAACAAGACTCCGTTCCATTCTTTCCTTCCGGAGCAGTCTTAGTAGTAGATGATAACGAGATCAATCTCAAGATCCTCTCCAAACAGATCAGCAAAACCGGCCTGAAAGCTGACGTAGTTCTCAGCGGTTACGAAGCGCTAAAGCTACTAGAAGCCAACGAGACAAAGTATGATCTGATTCTTCTGGATTTGCAAATGCCGGGCATGGACGGATATCATACTGCGGATGCGATACACGCTTTAGATTCTTCTAATTCAAAGATCCCGATCGTCGCGGTAACTGCTAGTTCCTTTTCCGAAACCTATGAAAAATGCGCACAACACGGAATAGAAGGTTTTATAGGCAAACCGTTTCAACCGACCCAACTGTACAAAGTTCTAACAGAGTTTCTATAA
- a CDS encoding YheT family hydrolase — translation MDQIHPFKPPIHLRHPFIQTVLASLMRQNTPDHPMDKNSKAAVIDAGKGVRLLGHYSKASANKGLLILIHGWEGSMDSNYIQRTARRFFDKGISIFRLNLRDHGDTHHLNPEPFNGSLIRETYEAVRKVAKDFGPKLPVYLGGFSMGGNFTLRVAREHSRNKQPVPNLKHCIAVSPPLHPKSATEMMDSKLIIGKYFLEKWKLSLAKKNVHFPDLHPYPNIMQGKTVMDMTDRIVASTSQFKSTDDYFNTYTLGPEDFKNLKVDVTIVTASDDPIIRPKEFKEIPSVPKLKILMQKHGGHNGFYENLKGDCWYFKVFDRVIFG, via the coding sequence ATGGATCAAATCCATCCTTTTAAACCTCCCATTCATCTCAGACATCCTTTTATCCAAACTGTCCTCGCTTCACTCATGAGGCAGAATACTCCGGATCATCCCATGGATAAGAATTCCAAGGCAGCGGTCATCGATGCTGGCAAAGGAGTTAGACTTTTAGGTCATTATTCTAAAGCTTCTGCAAACAAGGGATTGCTCATACTCATTCACGGTTGGGAAGGAAGTATGGATTCCAATTATATCCAAAGGACCGCCAGAAGATTCTTTGATAAAGGAATCTCCATCTTTCGTCTGAACTTAAGAGATCATGGCGACACTCATCATTTAAATCCGGAACCATTTAACGGAAGTTTAATACGAGAAACGTATGAAGCTGTGCGCAAAGTAGCAAAGGACTTCGGCCCGAAGCTCCCCGTATATCTAGGTGGGTTTTCTATGGGGGGAAATTTCACTCTCAGAGTTGCAAGAGAGCATTCCCGCAATAAGCAGCCCGTTCCGAACTTAAAGCATTGTATAGCAGTCAGCCCTCCTCTTCATCCCAAAAGCGCCACGGAGATGATGGATTCTAAACTGATTATAGGAAAATACTTTTTAGAAAAATGGAAACTCTCTTTGGCAAAGAAGAATGTTCATTTTCCAGATCTACATCCGTATCCCAATATCATGCAGGGCAAAACTGTGATGGACATGACGGATAGGATCGTTGCCTCAACTTCTCAATTCAAAAGTACAGATGATTATTTCAATACGTATACTTTAGGTCCTGAGGATTTCAAGAATCTAAAAGTAGATGTTACTATCGTAACTGCATCCGACGACCCGATCATTCGCCCCAAAGAATTTAAGGAAATACCTAGCGTCCCCAAACTTAAGATATTGATGCAAAAACATGGGGGCCATAAC